A part of Aegilops tauschii subsp. strangulata cultivar AL8/78 chromosome 2, Aet v6.0, whole genome shotgun sequence genomic DNA contains:
- the LOC141040956 gene encoding uncharacterized protein, protein MTALVSSLAGEGHWWLTGVYGPQDDAAKLEFLAELHDVRESRVGPWLIGGDFNMITSASEKNNSNINHRSMSRFRRFIADEELRDLYMHGRRYTWSNERDAPTLVRNDRILCTSGWEIAHPHCLLRCLSSTAFDHCPLLVDCVARPPGA, encoded by the coding sequence ATGACGGCCTTGGTCTCCTCCTTGGCTGGCGAGGGCCATTGGTGGCTCACTGGGGTATATGGGCCTCAAGATGATGCCGCCAAGCTTGAGTTCCTTGCCGAGTTACACGACGTGCGCGAGTCCCGCGTCGGCCCATGGCTTATTGGTGGAGATTTCAATATGATCACCTCGGCCTCGGAGAAGAACAACTCTAACATCAACCATCGCTCAATGAGCAGATTTAGGCGTTTCATCGCCGATGAGGAGCTTCGAGATCTCTATATGCACGGCCGACGATATACTTGGTCCAACGAGCGTGACGCCCCTACTCTGGTGCGCAATGACCGCATTCTTTGCACCTCCGGTTGGGAGATCGCCCACCCGCACTGCCTACTCCGGTGCCTCTCCTCCACGGCCTTCGACCACTGCCCGCTCCTTGTTGACTGCGTGGCCCGCCCTCCGGGAGCATGA